In the genome of Amia ocellicauda isolate fAmiCal2 chromosome 3, fAmiCal2.hap1, whole genome shotgun sequence, one region contains:
- the defbl3 gene encoding beta-defensin-like 3, whose product MNRLGLAFFVLFLLAAVQADEVEVKYMTCGYRGYCRRFCYAQEYIVGHHGCPRKYRCCALRN is encoded by the exons ATGAACCGGCTGGGCTTGGCTTTCTTTGTGCTTTTTCTACTTGCAGCTGTACAAG CTGACGAGGTGGAGGTGAAGTACATGACCTGCGGTTACAGGGGGTACTGTCGCCGGTTCTGCTATGCCCAGGAGTACATAGTGGGTCATCATGGCTGTCCTCGCAAATACAG ATGCTGTGCTTTGAGGAATTAG